A genomic region of Vitreoscilla filiformis contains the following coding sequences:
- a CDS encoding CoA pyrophosphatase, with protein MSSHRPIPRPPIRNPRAVPVIGTDSHLPPVPAEWLTPSHIRARLAEAAHWSPPIVGDAVHQIHDPSLPPPRPASVLIPLVPRADGLQVLLTRRTDHLRDHAGQISFPGGRAEPEDRDAIQTALREAEEEVGLAPSDVQILGQLPTYTTVTRYCVTPVVGLLDPAHTLQLDAFEVAGTAEVPLSFLMTPAHHRRHRFEWEGQERHFLSMPWGSDPDMPDAWFIWGATAAMLRNFYHLLAR; from the coding sequence ATGAGTTCACACCGCCCGATCCCTCGACCGCCGATTCGCAACCCCCGCGCCGTGCCGGTCATTGGCACCGACAGCCACCTGCCGCCCGTTCCCGCCGAATGGCTGACCCCCTCGCACATCCGAGCGCGCTTGGCAGAGGCGGCACACTGGTCACCGCCCATCGTGGGCGATGCGGTGCATCAAATTCACGACCCGAGCTTGCCACCGCCCCGACCCGCTTCGGTGTTGATTCCCTTGGTGCCCCGCGCCGACGGTTTGCAGGTGCTGCTGACACGTCGCACAGACCATCTGCGCGATCATGCGGGGCAAATCAGCTTCCCTGGTGGCCGGGCCGAGCCAGAGGATCGGGATGCCATCCAAACCGCTTTGCGTGAAGCCGAGGAGGAGGTGGGCCTCGCGCCCAGTGATGTGCAGATTCTGGGTCAGCTTCCCACCTACACCACGGTGACGCGTTACTGTGTCACACCGGTGGTGGGGCTGCTCGACCCAGCGCACACGCTTCAACTCGACGCGTTCGAAGTGGCTGGGACGGCGGAGGTGCCCCTGTCATTCTTGATGACGCCCGCACACCATCGGCGTCACCGTTTTGAGTGGGAGGGGCAAGAACGGCACTTCCTGTCGATGCCTTGGGGTTCCGATCCTGACATGCCTGACGCCTGGTTTATCTGGGGGGCGACAGCGGCGATGTTGCGCAATTTCTACCACTTGCTGGCACGCTGA
- the rplS gene encoding 50S ribosomal protein L19, with amino-acid sequence MDLIQTLEQEEIARLNKTIPAFAPGDTVIVSVNVVEGTRKRVQAYEGVVIAKRNRGLNSSFIVRKISSGEGVERTFQLYSPLIASIEVKRRGDVRRAKLYYLRQRSGKSARIKEKLA; translated from the coding sequence ATGGATCTGATCCAGACCCTTGAGCAGGAAGAAATTGCTCGCCTGAACAAGACCATCCCCGCTTTCGCGCCTGGCGACACCGTGATCGTTAGCGTGAACGTCGTGGAAGGCACCCGCAAGCGCGTGCAGGCTTACGAAGGCGTGGTGATCGCCAAGCGTAACCGTGGCCTGAACTCCAGCTTCATCGTGCGCAAGATCTCCAGCGGCGAAGGCGTGGAACGTACGTTCCAGCTGTACAGCCCGCTGATCGCCTCGATCGAAGTCAAGCGCCGTGGTGATGTTCGCCGTGCGAAGCTGTACTACCTGCGTCAGCGTTCGGGCAAGTCGGCTCGCATCAAGGAAAAGCTGGCCTAA
- the trmD gene encoding tRNA (guanosine(37)-N1)-methyltransferase TrmD, which yields MRFDVITLFPELFAPFLTQGINRRAFESGQVNVTFWPLRDFAADNYRRVDDRPYGGGPGMVMLAEPLERALSAVRTAAEAAGAPARPVIHFSPTGRRIDQALMREMAAGPGAVLLCGRYEGIDQRVLDRHVDIELSLGDFVLSGGELPALALLDGIARLQDGVLSDARSHQQDSFEDGLLDCPHYSRPERLCVEEGEWPVPPVLLSGHHAAIARWRREQSLTITAQRRPDLIDAARVAGRLSKADERFLANLDNAL from the coding sequence ATGCGTTTCGACGTCATCACCCTGTTCCCCGAGCTGTTCGCGCCGTTCCTGACCCAGGGCATCAACCGCCGCGCCTTCGAATCCGGCCAAGTGAACGTGACGTTCTGGCCGCTGCGCGACTTTGCCGCCGACAACTACCGCCGCGTCGATGATCGCCCCTATGGCGGCGGCCCCGGCATGGTGATGTTGGCCGAACCGCTGGAACGCGCCCTGTCCGCCGTTCGCACGGCGGCGGAGGCCGCAGGCGCCCCGGCACGCCCCGTCATCCATTTTTCCCCGACGGGCCGTCGCATCGACCAAGCCTTGATGCGCGAGATGGCCGCGGGCCCCGGTGCCGTGCTGCTGTGCGGGCGCTACGAGGGCATCGACCAGCGCGTGCTCGATCGGCATGTGGACATCGAACTGAGCCTGGGAGACTTTGTACTCTCCGGTGGCGAGTTGCCCGCGCTGGCCTTGCTGGATGGCATCGCCCGCCTGCAAGATGGCGTGCTCTCCGACGCTCGCTCGCATCAGCAAGACAGCTTCGAGGACGGCCTGCTGGATTGCCCGCACTACAGCCGCCCCGAACGGCTGTGCGTCGAGGAGGGCGAGTGGCCAGTGCCGCCGGTGCTGCTGTCCGGCCACCATGCGGCCATTGCGCGCTGGCGGCGCGAGCAATCGCTGACGATCACCGCGCAACGCCGCCCGGATTTGATCGACGCCGCTCGGGTCGCGGGCCGTTTGAGCAAAGCCGACGAACGGTTTTTGGCAAACCTCGACAACGCGCTATAA
- the rimM gene encoding ribosome maturation factor RimM (Essential for efficient processing of 16S rRNA) gives MSTWGSDDVAWPDDAVEVGRILDAWGIKGEFKVQPFSADPKALFSSRRWFLKPAEATAQRPAVPVPPKAGVAPLPTLLKITVARQHGDVVVARAQDVPDRNAAEALKGVRVFVARSSFPTAGKDEFYWVDLIGLNVVNREGADLGAVVDLIDTGPHCVLRIRPAGAAADADERLIPFVAAYVDDVDQVNKRILVDWGLDY, from the coding sequence ATGAGCACCTGGGGTTCCGACGATGTGGCTTGGCCTGACGATGCGGTCGAAGTCGGTCGCATCCTTGACGCTTGGGGTATCAAAGGCGAGTTCAAGGTTCAACCCTTCTCAGCTGACCCCAAGGCGCTGTTTTCTTCCCGGCGCTGGTTCCTGAAACCCGCCGAAGCCACCGCCCAACGCCCGGCTGTGCCGGTGCCGCCCAAGGCGGGTGTGGCTCCGCTGCCCACGCTGCTCAAAATCACCGTTGCCCGTCAACACGGGGACGTGGTGGTGGCCCGTGCGCAGGATGTGCCCGATCGCAACGCCGCCGAAGCCCTCAAGGGCGTGCGCGTGTTCGTGGCGCGCAGCAGTTTCCCCACGGCGGGGAAAGACGAGTTTTACTGGGTCGATCTCATCGGCCTGAATGTGGTGAACCGCGAAGGCGCCGATTTGGGCGCGGTGGTCGATCTGATCGACACCGGCCCGCACTGCGTGCTGCGCATCCGCCCAGCCGGTGCAGCGGCGGACGCCGACGAGCGCCTCATCCCCTTCGTAGCCGCTTACGTGGACGACGTCGATCAGGTGAACAAACGCATCCTGGTGGACTGGGGCCTGGACTACTGA
- the rpsP gene encoding 30S ribosomal protein S16, whose translation MVVIRLARGGSKKRPFYNVVVADSRERRDGRFIERVGFYNPMAQGKAEGLRIALDRVTYWLGVGAQPSDVAVRLIKQAQAQVVAAPAVEAAAA comes from the coding sequence ATGGTCGTGATTCGTCTGGCTCGTGGTGGCTCCAAGAAGCGCCCTTTCTACAACGTCGTCGTGGCTGATTCGCGTGAGCGTCGTGATGGCCGCTTCATCGAGCGCGTGGGTTTCTACAACCCGATGGCCCAAGGCAAGGCCGAAGGCCTGCGCATCGCGTTGGATCGCGTGACCTACTGGCTGGGCGTTGGCGCTCAACCCTCGGACGTGGCCGTTCGCTTGATCAAGCAAGCCCAGGCCCAAGTGGTCGCCGCTCCGGCTGTTGAAGCCGCTGCCGCCTAA
- a CDS encoding GNAT family N-acetyltransferase — MSDDTLLIRPSTEADLPAITAIYADAVRHGTGTFELEPPSVEDMAQRRRDVLAKNLPWLVAEAGGQVLGYAYANPFRPRLAFRFCVEDSIYLHPDARARGTGKLLLAELIARCEALGIRQMVAVIGDSANQGSIALHTRLGFEHTGTLGSVGWKFGRWLDVVMMQRPLGLGERSAPRDA, encoded by the coding sequence ATGTCCGACGACACATTGCTCATCCGCCCCAGCACGGAGGCTGACTTGCCCGCCATCACCGCCATTTATGCCGATGCGGTGCGCCACGGCACCGGTACGTTCGAACTGGAACCGCCCAGCGTGGAGGACATGGCGCAGCGGCGCCGGGATGTACTCGCCAAAAATTTACCGTGGCTGGTGGCCGAAGCGGGTGGGCAGGTGCTGGGTTATGCCTATGCCAACCCTTTCCGACCGCGCCTGGCATTTCGCTTCTGTGTGGAAGACTCGATCTACCTGCATCCGGACGCCCGCGCACGCGGCACCGGCAAACTGTTGCTGGCCGAGCTGATCGCCCGCTGCGAAGCTTTGGGCATTCGGCAAATGGTGGCTGTGATCGGGGACAGTGCCAACCAAGGTTCGATTGCCTTGCACACCCGTTTGGGGTTCGAGCACACCGGCACGTTGGGGAGCGTGGGCTGGAAGTTTGGCCGCTGGCTGGATGTGGTGATGATGCAGCGCCCCCTCGGTTTGGGCGAGCGCAGCGCCCCACGCGATGCCTGA
- a CDS encoding DUF72 domain-containing protein — protein sequence MPDPTQPGLFGPDTLPDVPNVMQRRPRRNEAVPVLPAPVDPSVLALARRLPPRLHLGTSSWSFPGWQGLVWAGEHSSGELSKQGLPAYAQHPLLTSVCLDRSFYKPMPTEAYAAYAEQVPADFRFMVKAPALFSDAAERDAQGRVQRLNPHWLDPALAMEQFITPVLAGLGERTGALVIEISPLPTALKRDMNALLQRLARFLAALPRLSEHTPDGVLAVEVRDAEWLTPALRDLLRDHGARYCLSVHPRLPPLEAQLPLLRALWPGPFVGRWNLHRMHGAHGYEQAKAGYAPFNQLVDEDVATRQTLARVLHATAHAGHAAYLCINNKAEGSAPLSVAALARQIVAEATAPRRA from the coding sequence ATGCCTGATCCCACACAGCCGGGCCTGTTCGGCCCCGACACCTTGCCCGACGTGCCCAACGTGATGCAACGCCGCCCCCGTCGCAACGAGGCCGTGCCGGTGCTGCCGGCGCCCGTCGATCCGTCGGTGTTGGCCCTGGCCCGGCGCTTGCCGCCTCGGTTGCACTTGGGCACATCGTCATGGAGTTTTCCGGGCTGGCAGGGCTTGGTGTGGGCGGGTGAGCACAGCAGCGGCGAGTTGTCGAAGCAAGGCCTGCCGGCGTATGCCCAACATCCGCTGCTGACCAGCGTGTGCTTGGATCGGAGTTTTTACAAACCGATGCCCACCGAAGCCTACGCGGCTTACGCCGAGCAGGTGCCGGCGGATTTTCGTTTCATGGTCAAAGCGCCGGCCTTGTTCAGCGACGCCGCCGAGCGCGATGCGCAAGGCCGCGTGCAGCGGCTCAACCCTCATTGGCTGGATCCGGCTTTGGCGATGGAACAGTTCATCACGCCGGTGTTAGCGGGTTTGGGGGAGCGCACCGGCGCGTTGGTGATCGAAATCAGCCCGCTGCCGACCGCCTTGAAACGTGACATGAACGCGTTGCTGCAACGTTTGGCGCGTTTTTTGGCCGCACTGCCGCGCCTGTCCGAGCACACGCCCGACGGGGTGTTGGCCGTTGAAGTGCGCGACGCCGAGTGGCTCACCCCCGCATTGCGGGACTTGTTGCGGGATCACGGGGCGCGTTACTGCTTGAGCGTACATCCACGTTTGCCGCCGCTGGAGGCCCAATTGCCGCTGTTGCGGGCGCTGTGGCCAGGGCCGTTTGTGGGGCGTTGGAACCTGCATCGCATGCACGGCGCGCACGGCTACGAGCAGGCCAAAGCGGGTTACGCCCCGTTCAACCAACTGGTGGATGAAGATGTCGCCACGCGCCAAACGCTGGCGCGGGTGCTGCACGCCACTGCGCACGCGGGGCACGCAGCTTATCTGTGCATCAACAACAAGGCCGAGGGCAGCGCGCCGCTGTCGGTGGCGGCGCTGGCACGGCAGATCGTGGCCGAAGCCACGGCGCCGCGCCGGGCCTGA
- a CDS encoding inorganic phosphate transporter, giving the protein MEAASIAFWVVALLVALALAFDFMNGFHDAANSIATVVSTGVLKPQQAVLFAAFFNVIAIGIFQLKVASMIGKGIVEPGVVDHYVVFGALVGAIFWNVFTWWYGIPSSSSHALIGGIIGAVMAKAGVAKLIGAGILKTVLFIFVSPFLGFTLGSLIMVAVAWLFRRTSPMRVDRWFRRLQLVSAGLYSLGHGGNDAQKTIGIIWMLLVAAGYMTTEDKRPPDWVIWSCYLAIGAGTMFGGWRIVKTMGQRLTKLKPVGGLCAETGGAITLFLATAMGVPVSTTHTITGAIVGVGSVRNASAVRWGLASNIVWAWIFTIPASAFVAGTFYWIGTRIF; this is encoded by the coding sequence ATGGAAGCAGCTTCCATTGCGTTCTGGGTCGTGGCCTTGCTGGTGGCACTGGCACTGGCATTCGACTTCATGAACGGTTTCCACGACGCGGCGAATTCGATCGCCACCGTCGTGTCCACGGGTGTGCTCAAACCGCAGCAAGCGGTGTTGTTCGCCGCCTTTTTCAACGTCATTGCCATCGGGATTTTTCAGCTCAAGGTGGCGAGCATGATCGGCAAGGGCATCGTCGAGCCCGGCGTGGTGGATCACTACGTCGTGTTCGGGGCACTGGTCGGGGCGATTTTCTGGAACGTCTTCACCTGGTGGTATGGCATCCCGTCCTCCAGCTCGCACGCCTTGATTGGCGGCATCATCGGTGCGGTGATGGCCAAAGCCGGGGTGGCCAAGCTGATTGGCGCGGGCATTTTGAAGACCGTGCTGTTCATCTTCGTGTCGCCATTCCTGGGTTTCACGTTGGGGTCACTCATCATGGTGGCGGTGGCGTGGTTGTTCCGCCGCACATCGCCGATGCGGGTGGATCGGTGGTTCCGACGGTTGCAACTCGTTTCGGCGGGCCTGTACTCGCTGGGCCATGGCGGTAACGATGCGCAGAAAACCATCGGCATCATCTGGATGCTGCTGGTGGCCGCCGGCTACATGACCACGGAAGACAAGCGTCCGCCCGATTGGGTCATCTGGTCGTGTTACCTGGCGATCGGTGCAGGCACGATGTTTGGCGGTTGGCGCATCGTCAAGACCATGGGCCAGCGGCTGACCAAGCTCAAGCCCGTGGGAGGGTTGTGCGCAGAGACCGGGGGCGCCATCACGCTGTTCTTGGCTACGGCGATGGGTGTTCCAGTGTCCACCACCCACACCATCACCGGTGCCATCGTGGGCGTGGGCTCGGTGCGCAACGCTTCGGCGGTGCGTTGGGGCTTGGCCAGCAACATCGTCTGGGCTTGGATTTTCACCATCCCGGCTTCGGCCTTCGTGGCGGGCACGTTCTACTGGATCGGCACCCGCATCTTCTGA
- a CDS encoding DUF47 domain-containing protein: MIFGKLLPKDGNFFELFNEHGQQIVEGARAFVSMIQYYNTPDLREKYVAEVDDAERNADKITTEVHRLLHRTFITPIDREQIHSLINSMDDILDLLQDSSEVMALYDVQHITEDVQRLGEISLKCCERVQHAITLLPKLNQPEVTEAALKTCEEIDKLESDADRVMRSAMSKLFREETDTRELIKLKAIYEHLESISDCCEDVANLIEGIVLENS, from the coding sequence ATGATTTTCGGCAAGCTGTTGCCCAAAGACGGCAACTTCTTTGAGCTGTTCAACGAACATGGCCAACAGATCGTCGAGGGGGCACGCGCCTTCGTGTCGATGATTCAGTACTACAACACGCCGGATCTGCGGGAAAAATATGTGGCCGAGGTGGACGACGCCGAGCGCAACGCCGACAAAATCACCACCGAAGTGCATCGTTTGCTGCACCGCACCTTCATCACGCCCATCGACCGCGAGCAAATCCACAGCCTCATCAACTCGATGGATGACATCCTCGATTTGCTGCAAGACTCCAGCGAAGTCATGGCGCTCTACGACGTGCAGCACATCACCGAAGACGTGCAGCGCCTGGGCGAAATCTCGCTCAAATGCTGCGAGCGTGTGCAACACGCCATCACCCTGTTGCCCAAGCTGAACCAGCCGGAAGTGACAGAAGCAGCGCTCAAAACCTGCGAAGAAATCGACAAACTCGAATCAGACGCCGACCGCGTGATGCGCAGCGCCATGTCCAAGCTGTTCCGCGAGGAAACCGACACCCGCGAGCTGATCAAGCTCAAGGCCATCTACGAGCACTTGGAGTCGATCTCCGATTGCTGCGAAGACGTGGCCAATCTGATCGAGGGCATCGTCCTCGAAAACTCCTGA
- the folK gene encoding 2-amino-4-hydroxy-6-hydroxymethyldihydropteridine diphosphokinase — translation MIPAPVTGVWVGLGANLGEAEATLRAALLALAELPQTTLRRHSSLYRTAPIDAGGPDYLNAVAELHTALAPLALLDALQALELAHGRERPYRNAPRTLDLDVLLWGDRCIQHPRLSVPHPRLHERAFVLMPLAELVPDLFIPGVGLLRESLAGVAEQRIQRL, via the coding sequence ATGATCCCCGCCCCCGTGACGGGGGTGTGGGTGGGTCTGGGGGCCAATTTGGGGGAAGCTGAGGCCACGCTGCGTGCGGCCTTGCTGGCGCTGGCCGAGCTGCCCCAGACGACGCTGCGGCGCCACTCCAGCCTGTACCGCACCGCACCCATCGATGCCGGTGGCCCCGATTACCTCAATGCCGTGGCAGAGCTGCACACGGCCCTGGCCCCGTTGGCCTTGCTGGATGCCTTACAAGCCTTGGAGCTGGCCCATGGCCGCGAACGGCCTTACCGCAACGCGCCGCGCACACTGGACTTGGACGTGCTGCTTTGGGGCGATCGGTGCATTCAGCACCCGCGCTTGAGCGTGCCACACCCCCGCTTGCACGAGCGAGCCTTCGTGTTGATGCCGTTGGCCGAACTGGTGCCGGATCTGTTCATCCCTGGCGTTGGCCTCTTGCGCGAGAGTCTGGCTGGCGTCGCGGAGCAGCGTATCCAGCGCCTCTGA
- the pcnB gene encoding polynucleotide adenylyltransferase PcnB translates to MIRKFIKKLLGKAEAPAPETVAPPVPVIPLGQRVDVPVAAHGIDPKLLDDRAIKVVTTLQDAGHAAYIVGGAVRDLLVGRRPKDFDVATDATPEQVKALFKRAFIIGRRFRIVHVVHGRGREHEVIEVSTFRAYLDASAAEQVSGNERSAKQDMAGKSHVVDASGRVLRDNVWGPQIEDAARRDFTVNAMYYDPRTQTVVDYHQGLADAQARVLRMIGDPPTRYREDPVRILRVVRFAAKLGFSIEPATLAPLREMAPLLRNVPASRMFDEMLKLLQTGHALASLAQLKALGLDRGIFPVLDAALADAPEGSERARFIELALQDTDRRVQQGRAVAPSFLLACLLWHEVSQRWAVLRADSEQPIAALSQAIEAVFEARVGDLSGRGKLATDMREIWMMQPRFDRRGGRQPFSLVEQPRYRAGYDFLRLRADAGEASSDLADWWEDFALGSDADREALQDTVRQVPRASRKAARPAAPAPAAPVAEGDVSEAEAQRKRRRRRRKPAGAEGNAPAGDAP, encoded by the coding sequence ATGATCCGCAAATTCATCAAGAAACTGTTGGGCAAAGCCGAAGCACCGGCGCCCGAAACTGTGGCGCCTCCCGTGCCTGTGATCCCGCTGGGCCAGCGGGTGGATGTACCGGTGGCGGCACATGGCATCGATCCCAAGTTGCTGGACGATCGGGCCATCAAGGTGGTGACCACGTTGCAAGACGCTGGGCACGCCGCCTACATCGTGGGCGGTGCCGTGCGGGACTTGTTGGTCGGGCGGCGCCCCAAAGACTTTGATGTGGCCACCGACGCCACGCCCGAGCAGGTCAAGGCGCTGTTCAAGCGAGCGTTCATCATCGGGCGGCGTTTCCGCATCGTTCATGTGGTGCATGGGCGCGGACGTGAGCACGAGGTGATCGAGGTTTCGACCTTTCGCGCCTACTTGGATGCGAGTGCCGCCGAGCAAGTTTCGGGCAACGAGCGTTCGGCCAAACAGGACATGGCGGGCAAAAGCCATGTCGTGGACGCCAGTGGCCGGGTGCTGCGGGACAACGTTTGGGGCCCACAAATCGAAGATGCGGCCCGGCGTGATTTCACCGTCAACGCCATGTACTACGACCCGCGCACCCAGACCGTGGTCGATTACCACCAGGGTTTGGCCGATGCCCAAGCCCGCGTGCTGCGCATGATTGGCGATCCGCCAACGCGCTACCGGGAGGATCCGGTGCGCATCCTGCGTGTGGTGCGCTTTGCGGCCAAACTGGGGTTCTCCATTGAGCCGGCCACGCTGGCGCCGCTGCGTGAGATGGCACCGTTGCTGCGCAACGTGCCTGCATCGCGCATGTTCGATGAGATGCTCAAGCTGTTGCAGACCGGCCATGCCTTGGCCAGTCTGGCGCAGTTGAAGGCCCTGGGGCTGGATCGGGGAATTTTTCCGGTGTTGGACGCCGCATTGGCCGACGCCCCGGAGGGCAGCGAGCGTGCCCGTTTCATCGAGCTGGCGTTGCAGGACACGGATCGCCGCGTGCAACAAGGCCGTGCGGTGGCGCCGAGTTTCTTGCTGGCGTGTTTGCTATGGCACGAGGTGTCGCAACGCTGGGCGGTGCTGCGCGCTGACAGCGAGCAGCCGATTGCGGCGTTGTCGCAAGCCATTGAAGCGGTGTTCGAAGCCCGTGTTGGTGATCTGTCGGGCCGGGGCAAACTGGCCACCGACATGCGCGAGATCTGGATGATGCAGCCGCGTTTTGATCGCCGTGGGGGACGCCAGCCTTTCAGTTTGGTGGAGCAGCCTCGTTACCGTGCGGGTTATGACTTCCTGAGGTTGCGTGCCGATGCAGGCGAAGCCAGCTCGGATCTGGCGGATTGGTGGGAAGACTTTGCCCTGGGCAGCGATGCTGATCGGGAAGCGCTGCAAGACACCGTGCGGCAAGTGCCGCGTGCAAGCCGCAAGGCGGCCCGCCCTGCGGCGCCTGCGCCCGCTGCGCCTGTGGCCGAAGGGGACGTTTCGGAGGCAGAAGCCCAGCGCAAACGGCGGCGGCGTCGGCGCAAGCCGGCTGGGGCCGAAGGGAATGCACCCGCCGGTGACGCGCCATGA
- a CDS encoding histidinol-phosphatase has protein sequence MNLALFDLDGTLLPGDSDHAFGQFMVDIGWADAATWQARNDAFFRQYQAGTLNLAEYIEFATSVWRSRPLAEAEAAHRRFMAEVITPMIHPSALALVAQHQQAGDWVAVVTATNEFVTAPIAQAFGIAHLLAVQLERDVHGHATGRIAGVPTFQAGKITRVTAWLASQGKTLADFDDVVFYSDSTNDLPLLERVRTPVATNPSPALKAIAQERGWRVLNLFTEAA, from the coding sequence ATGAATCTCGCCCTCTTTGACCTCGATGGCACTTTGCTGCCCGGGGATTCGGATCATGCGTTCGGCCAATTCATGGTCGACATCGGCTGGGCTGACGCGGCCACCTGGCAAGCGCGCAACGACGCCTTTTTTCGCCAATACCAAGCCGGCACGTTGAATCTGGCGGAGTACATCGAATTTGCCACCTCGGTGTGGCGCTCGCGCCCACTGGCGGAGGCCGAGGCCGCCCACCGGCGTTTCATGGCCGAGGTGATCACCCCCATGATTCACCCGTCGGCCCTGGCCTTGGTGGCGCAGCACCAGCAAGCAGGTGATTGGGTGGCGGTGGTGACAGCCACCAATGAGTTTGTCACGGCCCCCATCGCTCAAGCGTTCGGCATTGCGCATTTGCTGGCGGTGCAGTTGGAGCGTGATGTCCACGGCCATGCCACGGGGCGCATCGCTGGGGTGCCAACATTCCAAGCTGGCAAGATCACCCGGGTCACGGCTTGGCTGGCCTCCCAGGGCAAAACCCTGGCCGATTTCGACGATGTGGTGTTTTACAGCGATTCCACCAACGATTTGCCCCTGCTAGAACGGGTGCGCACGCCCGTGGCCACCAACCCGAGCCCTGCGCTGAAAGCCATCGCACAAGAGCGCGGTTGGCGTGTTTTGAACCTGTTCACGGAGGCGGCATGA
- the hda gene encoding DnaA regulatory inactivator Hda: protein MKQIPLPIGFEAEPTFDDVIPGENALALTCLRQMALPGPPVYLCGPAGSGKTYLLAALAHDVRHAGGRTGWFDAEAPLPWEFDEGWSLIVIDGAERLDAAHQHAAFRLFIEASTAGIQMASAGRQPPVSLNVREDLRTRFGWGPVFMLQPLSDAGMRYALDREAQRQGLTLPDEVLDYLLGHFERDLSKLMDVLHRLDRFALARKRPATVPLLKRMLAEEQQDGWDESRPL from the coding sequence ATGAAGCAGATTCCGCTGCCCATCGGGTTTGAAGCCGAACCGACGTTTGACGATGTGATCCCCGGCGAAAACGCGTTGGCGCTGACGTGTCTGCGCCAGATGGCGTTGCCCGGGCCGCCCGTGTACTTGTGCGGCCCTGCGGGTTCGGGCAAAACGTACTTGCTGGCTGCCTTGGCGCACGATGTGCGTCACGCTGGGGGCCGCACAGGCTGGTTTGACGCAGAAGCCCCCCTGCCGTGGGAGTTCGACGAGGGCTGGTCACTCATCGTCATTGATGGCGCGGAGCGGCTGGACGCAGCACATCAGCACGCGGCGTTTCGGCTATTCATTGAGGCGTCCACAGCGGGCATCCAGATGGCTTCGGCGGGGCGTCAACCGCCGGTCAGCTTGAATGTGCGCGAGGATTTGCGCACACGTTTTGGCTGGGGCCCGGTGTTCATGCTGCAACCGCTGTCGGATGCGGGCATGCGCTACGCCTTAGACCGCGAAGCCCAGCGCCAAGGGCTGACCTTGCCCGACGAGGTGCTGGACTACCTGCTCGGCCACTTCGAGCGCGATCTCTCCAAGCTGATGGATGTGTTGCATCGGCTGGATCGTTTTGCCCTGGCGCGCAAGCGCCCTGCCACCGTGCCGCTGCTCAAGCGCATGCTGGCGGAAGAACAACAGGATGGATGGGATGAATCTCGCCCTCTTTGA